The Deinococcus metallilatus genome segment GTCCTGGCAGGCTTCAGGAACACCGGGGACCTCAACGTGTGGCTGGTGCCCATCATCGGCCCCATCGTGGGCGCGCTGGTCGGCGCCTTTATCTACGACTTCTTCATCGGCAGGCCGCTGGCCCGCGCCGGGGAGGCCGCCGTCGGTGAGCAGGGTGTGGACCCGGCCTTCAATCTGGAGCACCAGCGGTGAAGCGCGTCCAGGGGTCGAACCGCCAAACGGTCTAACGGCCCAGGAACGGCGGGAAAGCGTTCCCTTCACCCTGTTGACGGTCAGACCTTCAGCCCTCTCTGCAAGGAGCCTCCCATGACCCAGTACATCCTCGCCCTCGACCAGGGCACCACCAGCAGCCGCGCCATCGTGTTCGATCAGGGCGGCAACATCAAGGCCCTCGCGCAAAAGGAGTTCAAGCAGTACTTCCCCCGGCCCGGCTGGGTGGAACACGACGCGAACGAAATCTGGAGCACCCAGAGCGGCGTGGCGCAGGAGGCCATCACGCAGGCCGGGCTGCGGGCGAGTGACATCGCCGCCATCGGGATCACCAACCAGCGCGAGACGGTGGTGGTGTGGGACCGGAAGACGGGGCAGCCGATCCACCACGCCATCGTCTGGCAGGACCGCCGCACCGCCGCCTTCTGCGACGCTCTGCGGACCCAGGGCCTCGAAGCGACCTTTCAGCAGAAGACCGGGCTGATCATCGACGCCTACTTCAGCGGGACCAAGGTGCGCTGGATTCTCGACAACGTGGAGGGGGCGCGCGAACGGGCCGAACGCGGCGAACTGGCCTTCGGCACGATTGATTCCTGGCTGGTCTACAAGCTCACCGGCGGGGCGCTGCACATCACCGATGCGTCCAACGCCAGCCGCACGCTGCTGTACAACATCAACACCGGCGAATGGGACGACGAGCTGCTGCGCCTGCTGGACGTACCGCGCTCACTGCTGCCGGACATCCGCGACAGCAGCGAGGTGTACGGCGAGACGGCCGAGGGCCTGTTCGGCAGCCGCGTGAAGATCGCGGGCATGGCCGGGGACCAGCAGGCGGCCACCTTCGGGCAGGCCTGCCTCTCCCCCGGCATGGCGAAAAACACCTACGGCACCGGCTGCTTCATGCTGATGAATACCGGCAGCGAGGTGGTGCCCAGCGGGAACAAGCTGCTGACCACCGTGGCGTGGCAACTGCACGGCCAGCGCACCTACGCGCTGGAAGGCAGCGTGTTTGTGGCGGGCGCGGTGGTGCAGTGGCTGCGTGACGGCCTGGGCATCATCCGCTCCAGCAGTGAGGTGGAAGGGCTGGCGACCAGCGTGGACTCCTCGGAAGGGGTGTTTCTGGTGCCCGCCTTCGTGGGCCTGGGGGCGCCCTACTGGGACAGCTACGCCCGCGGCACGCTGGTCGGCCTGACCCGCGGCACCACCCGGGCCCACATCGCCCGCGCGGCGCTGGAATCCATCGCGTTCCAGTCGGCCGAACTGCTGATGGCCATGCGGCAGGACAGCGGCGAGCCCCTCAAGGAACTCCGGGTGGACGGCGGCGCCAGCAACAACAACCTGATGATGCAGTTCCAGGCCGACATCCTGGGCGTGCCGGTCGTGCGCCCCAAGATCACCGAGACGACCGCGCTGGGGGCGGCCTACCTGGCCGGGCTGGCGGTGGGGTACTGGGCCGGGCCGGAGGAGATCACCCGGCAGTGGCAGGTGGACCGCACCTTCGAGCCGCAGATGGCCGCAGGGGAACGCGAGCGCCTGATGGCCCGCTGGCGCCAGGCCGTGGAACGCAGCCGCGCCTGGGAAGCAGCCGAAGTCGCCGGAGTTTAGGCCTCGCCCCCGCTGCCGCGCCCGGAATGAGCCTTGTCCGGGCGCGGCAACCTGAAGGGGTCGCAACCGTGCGTCATCCTGCTGAACGTCCGTTCAAGGTGTGCGAACATCTGTTCGGAAGTTCTTCCTTCCCTCACCGAAAGGACGCTTATGCCTCAAGATCCCCGCTCCGCCATCCTCGCCGCCGCCACTGCCCCCGGAATCTGGGACGTTCTCGTGATCGGAGGGGGGGCGTCGGGCCTGGGCACCGCCGTGGAGGCCGCCACGCGCGGGCACCGCACGCTGCTGCTCGAAGCGCAGGACTACGCCAAGGGCACCAGCAGCCGCAGCACCAAGCTCGTCCACGGCGGTGTCCGCTATCTCGCCCAGGGCAACGTCGGCCTGGTGCGCGAGGCGCTGCACGAGCGCGGCCTGCTGCGGAAGAATGCGCCGCACCTGGTGCGTGACCTGGGCTTCGTGGTGCCCGCCTACAACTGGTGGGCCGGACCCTTCTACGGCATCGGCCTGAAGCTGTACGACATCCTGGCGGGCAAGCTGAATCTGGGCAGCAGCAAGTATCTGGGCAAGGAAGCGGCCCTGGAACGCGCCCCCACCCTCCAGCCGGAAGGGCTGATGGGCGGCATCCTCTACTACGACGGGCAGTTCGACGACGCCCGCCTCGCCGTCACGCTGCTGCGGACACTGGAGGACCACGGCGGGGTGGCCCTGAACTACGCGCCGGTGACCGGACTGCTGAAGGAGGACGGCAAGGTGGTGGGCGTCCGCTTCCGCGACCTGGAGACGGGCCGCGAGTACGAGGTCCGGGCGCGGGCCATCGTGAACGCCACCGGCGTGTGGGTGGACGACATCCGCCGGATGGAGAACGCGGACGCCAAGCCGATGCTCTCGCCCAGCCAGGGGACCCACATCGTGGTGGACCGGCGCTTCCTGCCCGGCGACAGCGCCATCATGATCCCGCGCACCGACGACGGGCGGGTGCTGTTCGCGGTGCCCTGGCACGACCACGTGGTGATCGGCACGACCGACACCCCGGTCAGCGGGACCAGCTTCGAGCCGCGCCCCTTGGAAGAAGAGATCGATTTTATCCTGAACACCGCCGGACGCTACATGAACCCCGCCCCCACCCGCGCGGACGTGCTGAGCACCTACGCGGGCCTGCGCCCGCTGGTCAAACCCGCCGACAACGCCGACACCAAGGAAATCAGCCGCGACCACGTGATCCGGGTTTCGGAAGGCGGCCTGATCACCCTGACGGGCGGCAAGTGGACCACCTACCGCCGGATGGGCGAGGACACCGTGAACCGTGCCGAGCGCGTCGCGGGCCTGCCCGAACGCCTGACCGTCACGCCGGGCCTGCACCTGCACGGCTGGTCCGAGGAACCGCGCCCCGACCCCCTGCGGGTCTACGGCAGCGATGCCGAGCGGGTGGAGGCCCTGCCCGGCGCCGACCGCCAACTGCACCCCGAACTGCCCTACACCGAGGCGGAACTGCGCTGGGGCGTCCGTCACGAGAGCGCGCGGACCGTCGAGGACCTGCTGGCCCGCCGCACCCGCGCCCTGCTGCTGAACGCCCGCGCCAGCAGCGAGGCCGCCCCGCGCGCCGCCGCCATCCTGGCCGAAGAACTCGGGCAGGACGCCGCCTGGGCCGAAGCGCAGGCGCAGGCCTACCAGAACCTGGCCCAGGGCTACCAGCTCTGAACAGTGGACCTGCCCAGTTCTTCCCCTCGGGGAGAGGGAGAACAACGCCGTCCTCGCCGTGCTTTTCTTACCTGAGTAAGCTGCGCCTCCCCCAACCGGCGGGGAGGCGTACCCGTCCAACCTCAGCCCTCAATCATCGCCCTACTCAGGCGCTCGTGGCGCTCCAGCAGCGGCGGCAGGTCCAGCGTGACCAGTTCGCTGCCCTCCACGATCACCCGCCCGCCGACCATGTTCAGGGCCACGCGGGGTGGGCTGCACAGCGTCAGCGCCGCGAGGGGAGCGTGACGTGCTCCGGCGAAGGTCAGGGTCCGCAGATCCACCGCGATCAGGTCGGCGGCGAACCCGGGGGCCAGTTGCCCCACGTCGTCCCGCCCCAGCACCTCGGCCCCGCCCCGCGTGGCGAGCCAGAGGGCTTCCAGGGCAGTCAGCGCGTCCGCCGTTCGGGGGGCCTCGCCGGGCGCGCCACGCACGCGGGACGAGAGCAGCGCCTGCCGCGCTTCCCCGATCAGGTGAGCGCCATCGTTGCTGGCGCTGCCGTCCACGCCGAGGGCCACCTTCACCCCGGCTTCCAGCAGATTCCTGACCGGGGCGATCCCGCTCGCCAGGCGCATGTTGCTGCTGGGGCAGTGGGCGACGCCGCACCCACACTCGCCCAGCCGGACAGCATCTGCCGGGCTGAAATGCACGCCGTGCGCGAACCACACGTCCGGCCCCAGCCATTCCACCGATTCGGCGTAATCGAGCGGGCGCAGGCCGAACTTCGCCAGGCAAAAGGCGTCCTCGTCGGCAGTTTCGGCCAGGTGGGTGTGCAGCCGCACGCCGCGTGAGCGGGCCAGCCGGGCACTCTCGCGCATCAGGTCGCCCGTCACCGAGAAGGGCGAGCAGGGCGCCAGGGCCACCCGCGTCAGGGCCAGCGGCGCGGGGTCGTGAAAGGCCGCGATCACCCGCTCGCTGTCGCGCAGGATGTCGTCCTCACGCTCCACGGCGCGGTCGGGCGGCAGACCTCCCTGCGATTCCCCCAGGCTCATGCTGCCGCGTGTGGCGTGGAAGCGCAGGCCGGTTTCGCGGGCGGCGTGGATGGTGTCGTCCAGCCGCACGCCGTTGGGGTAGAGGTACAGGTGGTCGCTGCTGGTGGTGCAACCGGAGAGGGCGAGTTCGGCCAGCCCGACCTGGGCACTCACGAAGGCCGCCTCGGGTGTCAGGCGCAGCCAGATCGGGTACAGCGTCCGCAGCCAGTCGAACAGCCCCGCGTCGGGCACCAGGCAGCGGGTGAGGTTCTGGTAGAGGTGGTGGTGGGTGTTGATCAGGCCGGGCAGGACCACGTGGCCGCTCAGGTCGCGGACGTGATGATCGGGGGTCAGCCAGTCGGCGGGCAGATCACGCTCCGGGCCGACCCAGCGCACCCGCTCTCCCTCGATCAGCACGGCGGCGCCTGGGATGGGTGGGACGGGGGACTGACGTTCGCCCTGCATGGTCAGCAGGGTGTGAATGCCGCGCAGCAGCGTCTGGGAAGGGGGGCTCGTCATGGTATGACCTCCTCAAGAAAAAAGGTCCCGACACGGGGTCAGGACCTGGAGTTGAGAAAAGCTCTGGCAGGTTACCCGCCCATCAGCCAGATGTAGCGGATCAGCAGCAGGGCCGCCACGCCGTACAGGATCGGGCTGACCTGCCGCCACCGCCCGCTCAGCAGCTTGATGGCGCAGTAGCTGATGACGCCCAGGCTGACGCCGTTGGCGATGGAAAAGGTCAGCGGCATGGCGATGATGGTCAGGAAGGCGGGCAGGCCCTCGCTGATGTCGTCCCAGTCCACGTGCCGCACGCCTTCCATCATCAGCGCGCCCACCAGGATCAGGGCCGGGGCGGTGGCGGCGCCGGGAATCGCGGCGGCCAGCGGCCACAGGAACATGCTCAGCAGGAACAGCACGCCGACCGTGACGGCGGTCAGGCCGGTGCGGCCACCCTCACCGATCCCCGAGGCCGACTCCACGTAGGCGGTGGTGGTCGAGGTGCCCATGAACGAGCCGAACATCGCGGCCAGGCCGTCCATCGCGAAGAGGCGGCGGGCGCGCGGCATGTTGCCGTTCTCGTCGAGGAACCCGGCGCGCTGCGAGAGGCCGGTCAGGGTGCCGGTCGCGTCGAAGAAGTCCACGAAGAAGAAGGTGAAGACCACGCTCAGCAGGCCCAGGCCCAGCGCCCCGCCGATGTCGAGCTGACCGACCAGCTCGCTCGGCCAGACGGGTGTGCCGAAGATGCCCAGGAAGCTGCCGTCAAAGCCGGGGAAGGGCCGCAGGGCTCCGTTCGCCCCGCCCGCATACACGGCGGCGTGGGTGAGGATGCCGATCACGGTGGTCGCCAGAATGCCCCACAGAATGGCCCCCGTCACCCGGCGGGTCATCAGCACGGCGGTGATGATCAGGCCCAGCAGCGCCAGCCACACCGGCGCGGCGGTCAGCGAGCCGAGGCCCACCAGCGTCGCGGGATTGGCGACCACGATCCCGGCGTTCTTCAGGCCCAGGAAGGCCAGGAAAGCCCCGATCCCGCCCGTGATGGCGAACTTCAGCGAGTTGGGAATGGCCTGCACGATGGCCTGCCGGGCGCCCAGGACGCTCAGCAACACGAACAGGACGCCGCTGATAAAGACCGCGCCCAGCGCCGTCTGCCACGGGATCTTCATCCCCTGCACGACCGTAAAGGCGAAAAAGGCGTTCAGGCCCATGCCGGGCGCCTGGGCAAAGGGATAACGCGCGATCAGGCCCATCACCAGGCAACCGAAGGCCGCCGCGATGGCCGTGGTCATCAGCAGTTGCACGAAGGCGTTCGGCACGTGAATGGCCGTCGAAAGCACCTGCGGGTTCACGAAGAGGATGTAACTCATCGTGAGGAAGGTCGTGATGCCCGCTCGAATCTCGCGCGGAACAGTCGAACCGTGGGCGCTCAGGCCAAAGTAGCGGTCGAGGCCGGAGGTGGGGACAGCACGGGACTGGGAAACGTCAGACATGCGGGACTCCTGAAAGGGAGGGCGGGGAGGGGAAGGGCCGGGCGCCGGGGGGAGGCTTCGATCCCGAATTGTTACGAGTCTTACTCTTCTATGGCTGGAGTTGTCTACAGCGCCTCCAGCCGGATCAATTCAGACGCCCACCTCCTGCCCGGCGGGCACGCGGCGGTATACCGGGTCGCCGCCCACCCAGACCTGGGCCACGTCCTGCTGGGTGCCCAGGGTGAAGAGGTCGGCGAGCATCCGTTCCGGGCTGTCGGCGTGGTTCAGGACGGTATCAAGGGTGGTGCCTTCCGGCGGGCGCAGGCATACGGCGTCGAACGCCTTCCCCACCCCGAAGTCACCGGTCAGGTCCCCCAGGTCGAGCGCCTGCGCGCCCGCCCGGGTGGACAGGTAGAGCAGGTGGGCGGGGCCGAGCGGCACCCCCGCCGTGCCGAGGAGTTGCTGCATGAAGTAGGCTTGCAAGCCTTCCTTGAGCATCGAGAAGCCGGTGCCGCCGCCCACGTCGGTCCCCAGCGCGACGTGAACGCCCGCCTGGAGGTGACGCCGCAGCGGGAACAGGCCGCTGCCCAGCGCCGAATTGCTGCACGGGCAGTGCGCGGCGGAGCAGCGGTGGGCCGCCATCACGCCCAGTTCGCGGTCGGTCGGGTGGACGTTGTGCGCCAGCACGCTGCGGTGCGTGACCAGCCCGGCCTGCTCGTAGGGGTCGAGGTAGTCGCGGGCACCGGGGAACAGCTCCAGAACGGTCTGGACTTCGCGCGGATTCTCGTTGATGTGGCTGGTGAAGCGCACGTCAGGGAATTCGCGCATCAGTGCCCCGCAGGCGTCGAGGAGGGCCTCGCTGGCCGACAGGGCGAAGCGCGGCGTGACGGCGTAGAGGGCACGCCCCACGCCGTGCCAGCGTTCGATCAGGGCCTTGCCCTCAGTGTAGGCACGCTCGGGGGTGGTGTGCAGTTCGGGGCGCAGCAGGCGGTCGGAGACGACCTGCCCCGCGACCACCCGCAGGCCGGTCCGGGTGGCCTCCTCGAAGAACACCTCCATCGCGGAGGCGTAGTGGCTGCCGAAGACCAGGGCGGTCGTGGTGCCGTTCGAGGCGAGGGCGGACAGGAACTCGCGGGCGACGGCGCGGGCATAGGTGGGGTCCGAAAGCCGCGCCTCCTCCGGCAGCGTGTTCTTGTCCAGCCATTCCAGCAGTTGCATTCCCAGGCCGCCCAGCACCCGCACCTGGGGGTAATGCACGTGGGTGTCGATGAAGCCGGGCAGCAGGACACCGCCGCGCAGGTCCACCACCTCGGCGCGGGGAGAGTTCGCGCGAACCTCGGCGTAGGGGCCACTGGCGAGAATCCGGCCATCTTCGACCAGCAGGCCGCCGTCTTCCTGAACCTGCAAGGCGTCCGGCGCGGTGAAGGGGCTCTCGGGGGTGTGCATGAAGGTGGCGCGGTAGAGCGTCATGAAGTCCTCTGGGGGGCGGGAGAAACGGGAGAGTAGGTGGAAGTGGCGTCCGCTTCCAGCACCTGCTGAAGCTGCGCGGCCACGCTGATGGCGATAATGGGCGGACTCTTACCGCGAATGCCGGGAAGGCCGATGGGCGTGGTGATACGGGCGAGGTCCGCTTCCGAATGTCCAACCGCCTGAAGCTGCTCGCGGAAGCGCACCCACTTCACCTTCGACCCGATCAACCCGATAAAGCCCAGGTCGGGGCGGCGGAGCGCGGCGTCACACAGGGCGGCATCTTCGGCGTGGTCGTGGGTCACGATGACGAGGTGCGTTCCGGCGGGCAGGTCGGCCAGCGCCATCTCGGGAATCGGCGCGTGGTGGACGTGCAGGCGGGCCGCGTCGCCCTCCAGCCCCGCCAGCCGCTCGGGGGCAAGCTGCGCCTCCCGCGAGTCGATCAGGTGGAGGTTCACCGGCAGCGTCTTGAGGATGTTCGCCAGCGCCAGGCCCACGTGACCGACGCCGAAGATGGCGAGGTTGGGGCGGGCCGTCCTGAGGGGTTCGAGCAGAAGCGTCACCTCCCCGCCGCAGCACTGGCGGCCGTACTCGTTCGCGGCGCGGTCGGTCAGGCGCAGGGTGAGGAGTTCGGGCGTGCCAGCCCCACAGGCCAGCAGGGCGCGGGCACGTTCGACGGCGGTCGCTTCCAGATTGCCGCCGCCCACACTGTCCCAGGTCTGCTGCGGGCCGACGACCATCTTCGCGCCCGCCTCGCGCGGGGCATGGCCTCGCACCGCCGCGACGGTGACCAGCACGCCCGCCTCTCCCCTTTCAGAGAGCGCCTGCACCGCGTCCAGCCAGTTCATGTCAGTCCGCCGCCACTTCCGGGCGCGCCGCCGCCTGCCGCGCCACGTCCAGCGCCCAGAACACCGCTTCGGAGGTGGCCGGGCTGGGGAGGAAGGTTTCGCGCCCCTGTGGCCCGAAGGCCGACGCCGCCTGACGCAGCGCCTCGCGGACGCTGAAGGCCAGCATCAGCGGGGGTTCACCCACGGCCTTGCTGCCGTACACGACGCCGCTCTCGGCCGCGCGTTCCAGCAGGGCCACGTTGAACACCTCGGGCATTTCCGAGAAGCTCGGCAGCTTGTAGGTGCTGGCGGCCTGGGTGGCGAGGCGGCCACGGTTGGGGCCGGAGGAGGTGTCCCAGCGCAGCTCTTCCAGCGTCAGCCAGCCCGCGCCCTGCACGAAGCCGCCCTCCACCTGCCCCAGGTCCACGAGCGGCGAGAGGCTGTCGCCCACGTCATGCAGGATGTCCACCCGGCGCAGGCGGTAGGCCCCGGTGAAGCCGTCCACCTCCACCTCGCTGACGGAAGCGCCGTAAGCGAAATACTTGAACGGCTCGCCCTGCATCGTGTTGCGGTCCCAGTGCAGGCCCGGCGTGCGGTAGTAGCCCGCCGCCCACAGCTGCGTCCGCAGGTGGTAGGCGTCGTGGACGACCTGGCGGAAGTCCATCCCCAGTTCGGGGTGGCCGACCGGGAAGACGCGGCCATTCTCGAAGCGCACGTCGTCGGGGTTGACGCCCAGCGCCCCCACCTTGACCGACAGGGTACTCAGCGACCCCGCCGCCACCGCCGCCAGCCGCGCCTTGATCTGCTCGCACGCATCCTTGATCGCGCCGCCGTTGAGGTCCGCGCCGCTGGAGGCCGCCGTCGCGGAAGTGTTGGGCACCTTGTCCGTCCGCGTGGGCGCGAGGCGCACCCAGCTCAGGGGCACGCCCAGCGCGGTCGCGGCGACCTGGAGCATCTTGGTGTGGAGGCCCTGGCCCATCTCGGTGCCGCCGTGGTTGATCAGCACCGAGCCATCCTTGTACACATGGACGAGGGCGCCCGCCTGGTTGTAGGACGTGAAATTGAAGGAGATGCCGAACTTGACCGGGGTGATGGCGAGGCCGCGCTTGACGTGCGGGTGGGCGGCGTTGAAGGCCCGCACCTCCGCCTGCCGCGCCTCGAAGTCGGAAGTCCGCAGCAGCGTGGACCAGACATCTTCCAGGCGCTCGGCGTGGCGCACCGGCTGACCGTAGGGAGTGCTCTCGCCGGGCTGGTAGAAGTTGCGGCGGCGCAGCTCGTGCGCTTCGCTGCCCAGCAGCGGCGCGCAGCGGCCCAGGATGTCCTCGATCACCAGCATGCCCTGCGGCCCGCCGAAGCCGCGGAAGGCGGTCTGCGAGGTCTTGTTCGTCTTGCCGATCCGCCCATGAACCTCCACGTGCGGGATGAAGTAGGCGTTGTCGATGTGGCACAGCGCGCGGGCCAGCACCGGCTCGGACAGGTCCAGGCACCATCCGCCGTCCGAGGTGAGGGTCGCCTGGAGGGCCAGCAGCCTGCCGTCGGCATCGAAACCCACCTTCCAGCGGGAGTGGAAGGGATGGCGCTTGCCGGTGAGGGTGATGTCCTGGGTGCGGTTGAGGCGGAGGCGGACGGGGCGGCCCGTCAGCGTGGCCCCCAGGGCGGCGATGGCGGCGTAGCCGTGCGGCTGCATCTCCTTGCCGCCGAAGCCGCCGCCCATCCGCAGGCACTGGACGGTCACCTCGTTGCTCGATAAGCCCAGCACGTGCGCCACGATCTCCTGCGTCTCGGTGGGGTGCTGTGTAGAACTCTGCACGAAGACCTGCCCGTACTCGTCCACATGGGCGAGCGAGGCGTTCGTCTCCAGATAGAAGTGCTCCTGGCCGCCGAACTCGAACTCACCCTCGAAGACGTGGGCGGCCTGCTCGAAGCCCAGGGCGATGTCACCACGGCGCAGGGTGGACTGGTGGCCCTGGAACGACTCGGCGGCGATGGCCTCCTGCACCGTCACGATGGCGGGCAGCGGCTCGTACTCGACCTCGATGGCATCGGCCCCCAGCCGCGCCGCCTCGATGCTCTCGGCCAGCACCCAGCAGACCGCGTGGCCGTAGTACATGACTTCGGTCGGGAAAAGCGGCTCGTCGTGCTTCACGCCCGCGTCATTCTCGCCGGGCACGTCCTCGGCGGTCAGGACGCGGACCACGCCGGGCACCTGCAAGGCGGGGGCGATGTGCAGGCGGGTCACCAGGGCGTGCGCGTGCGGGGCCTGGAGCGGCCAGGCGTGCAGCACGTTCTGGAGACGCACGCCGAGGTCGTCGGTGTACAGGGCGTGCCCCGTCACGTGCAGTTCGGCGCTCTCGTGCGGCAGGGGTTCGCCCACCGCGCCGACCGGGGGACGCTCAAACAGGCTGGTCATACGGTCACCTCCTGGGCGGTCTTCTCGAAGAAGAATTTCAGCAGCGTCTGCTCCAGCATCGCCGCGCGGTAGGCGGCGCTGGCGCGGTGGTCGTCGAGCGGGGTGCCCTCGCCGCGCAGCACGCGGGCGGCCTCGCGCACGGTCCGTTCGTTCCAGGGCTTGCCCGTCAGGGCCTCCTCCGTCGCCAGGGCGCGCAGCGGGGTCGCCGCCACGCCGCCCAGCCCGATGCGGATGGAGCGCACCACGTCGCCGTCGAGGTCCAGCGCGATCCCGACCGCCACGCTGGAAATGTCGTCGAAGCGGCGCTTGGCGATCTTGTAGAAGCCGGTAAGGGGCGCGAGGGGCAAAGGAATGCGGACGGCGCGGATCAGTTCGTCGGGGCGGCGCTGCGTCCGGCGGTAGCCGGTGAAGTATTCCGCGAGAGGCACCTCGCGCTCGCCCGCCGTGGATGCCAGCACCAGCCGTGCGTCCAGCGCCAGCAGCACGGGCGGGCTGTCCCCGATGGGGCTGGCGGTGCCCAGGTTGCCGCCCAGGGTGGCGCTGTTGCGAATCAGGCGCGAGGCGAAGAGCGGGAAGAGTTCTTCAAGGAGCGGCACCCGGCCCGCCAGACGGCGCTCGATCTCCGAGAGGTTCAGGCCCGCGCCGATCTCCAGAGCATCGTCGTTCCAGATCAGGGTTTGCAGTTCGGGCAGCCGGTCGATGGCGATGGTCACCCGGGCGCGGCTGTGGCGGATATTGATGTCCACGCCCCAGTCAGTGCCGCCCGCGAGGAGCATGGCCCCGGGGTACGCGGCGAGCAGGCCCAGGGCCTCCGCGAGCGTCGTCGGGCGGTAGAACTCGCCCTCGGGCGTGGTCAGGTGGGTGGCCTGCGGGACGGGCGCGGGCTGCTCGCGGCGCTGCGCGAAGGGGTCTTCCTCCGCCACGCGGCCCAGCGCGTTCGCCGCGTCCGCGATGGGGCGGTAGCCGGTGCAGCGGCACAGGTTGCCGCTCAGCGCGTGGATGTCGAACTCCTGCGCGGGCCGGTCCTCGCGGTAGTACTCGGCGGCCATGCTGACCACGAAGCCGGGGGTGCAGTAGCCGCACTGCGAGCCACCCCGGAAGGCCAGTTCGCGCTGGACAGGGTGCAGGGCACCGGGCGCGCCCAGGCCCTCGGCGGTGACGACCTCCTGCCCGTTCAGGGCCGGGAGCAGCACCAGGCAGGCGTTCACGGATTCCAGGCGGGTGCCGCCTTCCTCGGTGGGGCGGGCGAGCAGGACCGCGCACGCGCCGCACTCGCCTTCCGCGCAGCCTTCCTTGCAGCCGGTCAGGCCCTGGTCGCGCAGCCAGTTCAGCAGCGTCGTGTGGGGGCGCACGTCACGCGCTTCGCGCGGCACGCCGTTCACGGTAAGGGTGATGCTGTCCATATCTTCTCCTTCGCGGCGGGCGCCGTTCCTCCATACGACAACACCAGACAGAAAAACAGTCCGCCCCGTGTCTCCTCACGCCCGACCGGTCAGGTCAGGCGCATGGTTGACGCACGAGGCGGACCGCTGGTTATCCATGCAGAACAGTGGTCTGGGTTGTCGTTGGGTGAATGTTACCCTGAAAGTTGTCCCTTGACAAGAGGGGGCGGAATGGATTAGACGACTACACCCTGGCACACATTCGCGTTAGGGTCCAGGCGTCTGGGAACTCAACTCCCGCGGTACGTGCTGTACGACCAGGGCGTCATCACCAGCGGCACGTGGTAGTGCCCGGAGGTGTCACTGACCGTGAAGCGCAACGTGACCAGGTCCAGAAACGGGACTTGCGGCGCGGCCTCGAAGCCCTCGTAGTAGGGGGCAACGTGGAAGGTCAGCTCATAGGTGCCGGACTGGAGGCTCCCGCGTTCGATCAGGGGGGCGTCGGTGCGCCCGTCATTGTTCGTCACCGCTTCCGTCACCTTGCGGCGCTCCCCGCCTTCCACCGCGTAGAGTTCGACCTGAACTCCAGCGGCGGGCCGACCTCTGGCCGTGTCGAGGACGTGCGTCGTCAGTCCCGAATGTGCTGGTCCCGTCTGGCTGGCCATTAAGCGCGCTCCACCCAG includes the following:
- the xdhC gene encoding xanthine dehydrogenase accessory protein XdhC; the encoded protein is MNWLDAVQALSERGEAGVLVTVAAVRGHAPREAGAKMVVGPQQTWDSVGGGNLEATAVERARALLACGAGTPELLTLRLTDRAANEYGRQCCGGEVTLLLEPLRTARPNLAIFGVGHVGLALANILKTLPVNLHLIDSREAQLAPERLAGLEGDAARLHVHHAPIPEMALADLPAGTHLVIVTHDHAEDAALCDAALRRPDLGFIGLIGSKVKWVRFREQLQAVGHSEADLARITTPIGLPGIRGKSPPIIAISVAAQLQQVLEADATSTYSPVSPAPQRTS
- the xdhB gene encoding xanthine dehydrogenase molybdopterin binding subunit, with the translated sequence MTSLFERPPVGAVGEPLPHESAELHVTGHALYTDDLGVRLQNVLHAWPLQAPHAHALVTRLHIAPALQVPGVVRVLTAEDVPGENDAGVKHDEPLFPTEVMYYGHAVCWVLAESIEAARLGADAIEVEYEPLPAIVTVQEAIAAESFQGHQSTLRRGDIALGFEQAAHVFEGEFEFGGQEHFYLETNASLAHVDEYGQVFVQSSTQHPTETQEIVAHVLGLSSNEVTVQCLRMGGGFGGKEMQPHGYAAIAALGATLTGRPVRLRLNRTQDITLTGKRHPFHSRWKVGFDADGRLLALQATLTSDGGWCLDLSEPVLARALCHIDNAYFIPHVEVHGRIGKTNKTSQTAFRGFGGPQGMLVIEDILGRCAPLLGSEAHELRRRNFYQPGESTPYGQPVRHAERLEDVWSTLLRTSDFEARQAEVRAFNAAHPHVKRGLAITPVKFGISFNFTSYNQAGALVHVYKDGSVLINHGGTEMGQGLHTKMLQVAATALGVPLSWVRLAPTRTDKVPNTSATAASSGADLNGGAIKDACEQIKARLAAVAAGSLSTLSVKVGALGVNPDDVRFENGRVFPVGHPELGMDFRQVVHDAYHLRTQLWAAGYYRTPGLHWDRNTMQGEPFKYFAYGASVSEVEVDGFTGAYRLRRVDILHDVGDSLSPLVDLGQVEGGFVQGAGWLTLEELRWDTSSGPNRGRLATQAASTYKLPSFSEMPEVFNVALLERAAESGVVYGSKAVGEPPLMLAFSVREALRQAASAFGPQGRETFLPSPATSEAVFWALDVARQAAARPEVAAD
- the xdhA gene encoding xanthine dehydrogenase small subunit, which gives rise to MDSITLTVNGVPREARDVRPHTTLLNWLRDQGLTGCKEGCAEGECGACAVLLARPTEEGGTRLESVNACLVLLPALNGQEVVTAEGLGAPGALHPVQRELAFRGGSQCGYCTPGFVVSMAAEYYREDRPAQEFDIHALSGNLCRCTGYRPIADAANALGRVAEEDPFAQRREQPAPVPQATHLTTPEGEFYRPTTLAEALGLLAAYPGAMLLAGGTDWGVDINIRHSRARVTIAIDRLPELQTLIWNDDALEIGAGLNLSEIERRLAGRVPLLEELFPLFASRLIRNSATLGGNLGTASPIGDSPPVLLALDARLVLASTAGEREVPLAEYFTGYRRTQRRPDELIRAVRIPLPLAPLTGFYKIAKRRFDDISSVAVGIALDLDGDVVRSIRIGLGGVAATPLRALATEEALTGKPWNERTVREAARVLRGEGTPLDDHRASAAYRAAMLEQTLLKFFFEKTAQEVTV
- the uraH gene encoding hydroxyisourate hydrolase — translated: MASQTGPAHSGLTTHVLDTARGRPAAGVQVELYAVEGGERRKVTEAVTNNDGRTDAPLIERGSLQSGTYELTFHVAPYYEGFEAAPQVPFLDLVTLRFTVSDTSGHYHVPLVMTPWSYSTYRGS